In one Carassius carassius chromosome 14, fCarCar2.1, whole genome shotgun sequence genomic region, the following are encoded:
- the LOC132157078 gene encoding proto-oncogene tyrosine-protein kinase receptor Ret-like isoform X1: protein MGTTRGIVWGDIAVLLLLLSEGSLGLYFPQRLYTESIYVGQPQGSPVLQVHSMRESTTERPYFTLCSHRDTYASWFHMDVATGVLSMNKTLEWSDFNSIRSSSVRSVKDLNLKVGVSPVQKQFCHFLATVEVKLMFINDTAPSCGQVELKTLCFPDKVSKPHITENRMPGALRQLRRFTRMNICPNYTFSYGVEAVSPAPFAVDDSTSELVVTAAVDREEMESYHLDLVCIIQTEEKLEKFFSSLHVDIYDEDDNPPYMNGTDTEDIKIEFNRSEGTVYGTLFVYDRDTTPVYPTNQIENKLVGTLMTNDSWIKNTFTIEHKFREERAIFGNVRGTVHEYKLKLSQNLSVTEQRSFQLDYLLNDTTFPGPEGTVLLHFNVTILPVSIRFANVTYFFTVSPKATTYSQIGSVCVDNCLMFKGIDVTYQLEIEDKNISADAQSCYRAVGLAQNPNEKTGLLYVNDTEVLRRPQCQDLQYVVIAEEQKNKFQAKTQLVIIFEGKADLMRLDEQRVLACAEKRQRGECEASRGLAAPTGRCQWRQSRDTGISPNYSTCSPDLRTCPDGYCDAIESKNISICPQDCSSQPVIGGYERELYGIRAGHGTCYCFPERCFCEKDELEEFFCNDMCKTIIATGILLSFIVSIILSSYFFHRYHKSTPKPPIASAEMTFRRPAQSYPLSYSANNVRRASLDSMENQVAIETFKIPEDPKWEFPRKNLVLGKTLGEGEFGKVVKATALRLKGKAGYTTVAVKMLKDNASHSELRDLLSEFTLLKQVNHPHVIKMYGACSQDGPLYLIVEYAKYGSLRNFLRESRKVGPSYMGNDANRNSSYLENPDERALTMGDLISFAWQISRGMQYLAEMKLVHRDLAARNVLVAEGRKMKISDFGLSRDVYEEDSYVKRSKGRIPVKWMAIESLFDHIYTTQSDVWSFGVLLWEIVTLGGNPYPGIAPERLFNLLKTGYRMEKPENCTDEMYNLMLRCWKQESDKRPTFSDISKELEKMMVKSRDYLDLAASTPADALLYDDSLSEEDTPLVDCSNAPLPRSLPSTWIENKLYGMSYPNWPEKSPVPLNRLDATNPVFTRYANDSVYANWMALHSPAKIVDTLDS, encoded by the exons GTTCACTTGGACTATATTTTCCTCAAAGGCTGTACACAGAAAGCATCTACGTGGGTCAGCCACAGGGATCACCAGTCCTTCAGGTCCATTCAATGCGGGAAAGTACTACAGAGAGGCCCTATTTCACCCTGTGCTCCCATAGAGACACTTATGCATCATGGTTTCACATGGATGTGGCAACTGGGGTCCTTTCAATGAACAAAACCCTGGAGTGGAGCGACTTCAATAGTATAC GCAGCAGCTCGGTCAGGTCTGTGAAGGATCTCAACCTGAAGGTCGGAGTCTCTCCAGTGCAGAAACAGTTTTGCCACTTCCTTGCCACAGTGGAGGTCAAACTGATGTTCATTAATGACACAGCGCCCTCCTGTGGTCAGGTCGAGCTGAAAACATTGTGTTTCCCTGACAAGGTTTCAAAACCCCACATCACAGAGAACCGTATGCCAGGGGCCCTGCGGCAGCTCCGGCGCTTTACACGCATGAACATTTGCCCCAACTACACCTTCAGTTATGGAGTGGAAGCAG TCTCTCCAGCTCCATTTGCTGTCGACGACTCCACTTCAGAACTGGTGGTCACGGCGGCCGTGGACCGTGAGGAGATGGAATCGTACCATCTGGATCTAGTGTGTATAATACAGACAGAAGAAAAGCTGGAGAAGTTCTTCAGTTCTCTGCACGTGGACATCTATGATGAGGACGATAATCCTCCTTACATGAATGGGACTGATACTGAGGACATCAAAATAGAGTTTAACCGCAGTGAG GGTACTGTCTATGGAACTCTGTTTGTATACGACAGGGACACAACGCCCGTTTATCCCACAAAccaaattgaaaataaattagtGGGTACTTTAATGACAAATGACTCCTGGATCAAAAACACTTTTACTATTGAACACAAATTTAGGGAAGAAAGAGCCATCTTTGGAAATGTCCGCGGGACAGTCCATGAATACA AACTGAAACTTAGTCAGAATCTGTCTGTGACAGAGCAACGCTCATTTCAGTTGGACTACCTGCTCAATGACACCACTTTCCCAGGCCCAGAGGGAACAGTGCTGTTACATTTCAATGTGACTATCCTGCCGGTTTCTATTCGCTTCGCCAATGTCACCTACTTCTTCACTGTGTCACCGAAAGCAACAACATACTCCCAG ATCGGAAGTGTCTGTGTGGACAACTGTCTGATGTTTAAGGGCATTGATGTCACGTATCAATTAGAGATCGAAGACAAGAACATCTCTGCTGATGCTCAGTCATGTTATAGGGCTGTTGGCCTCGCACAGAACCCGAATGAGAAGACGGGTTTGCTCTATGTGAATGACACAGAGGTGCTACGCAGACCGCAGTGCCAAGATCTGCAATATGTAGTTATTGCAGAGGAGCAGAAGAACAAGTTTCAGGCCAAGACGCAGCTCGTCATTATTTTTGAGGGTAAAG CAGATCTCATGAGGCTGGATGAGCAGCGGGTTTTGGCTTGTGCAGAAAAGAGACAGCGAGGGGAGTGTGAGGCGTCTCGAGGCCTGGCAGCCCCGACAGGCAGATGCCAGTGGAGACAAAGCAGAGATACAG GAATATCTCCAAATTACTCCACCTGTTCCCCTGACCTCCGCACGTGTCCAGATGGTTACTGTGATGCCATTGAGAGCAAAAACATATCCATATGTCCTCAGGATTGCTCCA GTCAGCCTGTAATCGGGGGTTACGAGAGGGAACTGTATGGAATCAGAGCTGGACATGGGACCTGCTACTGTTTTCCAGAAAGGTGCTTCTGTGAAAAGGATGAATTAGAAG aGTTCTTTTGTAATGACATGTGCAAGACCATCATTGCAACTGGTATCCTCCTCTCCTTCATAGTCTCCATCATCCTGTCCTCGTACTTTTTCCACCGTTATCACAAGAGCACACCTAAGCCTCCCATCGCCTCAGCTGAAATGACTTTCCGCCGACCAGCCCAATCCTATCCACTCAGTTACTCAGCGAATAATGTTCGTCGAGCTTCTCTAGACTCCATGGAGAATCAGGTGGCCATTGAAACCTTCAAAATACCT GAAGATCCAAAGTGGGAGTTCCCACGAAAGAACCTAGTGCTGGGTAAGACTCTTGGAGAGGGAGAGTTTGGAAAGGTTGTGAAGGCCACGGCTTTGCGCCTCAAAGGAAAAGCTGGATACACTACAGTTGCTGTGAAGATGTTGAAAG ATAATGCATCTCACAGTGAGCTTCGAGACCTCCTGTCAGAGTTCACGTTGCTCAAGCAAGttaatcaccctcatgtaataaaaatgtatggaGCCTGCAGCCAAGATG GTCCATTATATTTAATCGTTGAATATGCCAAGTATGGCTCACTGCGAAACTTTTTGAGGGAGAGCCGGAAAGTTGGACCAAGTTACATGGGCAATGATGCCAACCGCAACTCCAGCTACTTGGAAAACCCAGATGAGAGAGCTCTGACCATGGGCGACCTCATTTCTTTTGCTTGGCAGATATCCAGAGGAATGCAGTACCTGGCTGAAATGAAG CTTGTTCACAGAGACCTGGCTGCCAGGAATGTGCTGGTGGCAGAGGGAAGGAAGATGAAAATATCAGACTTTGGTTTATCTCGAGATGTTTATGAGGAAGATTCATATGTGAAGAGGAGCAag GGTCGTATTCCTGTTAAATGGATGGCTATAGAATCTTTGTTTGATCACATCTACACCACACAAAGTGATGT CTGGTCTTTTGGTGTCCTCTTATGGGAGATTGTAACTCTGGGTGGAAACCCCTACCCAGGCATTGCTCCAGAACGGCTTTTCAACCTTCTGAAGACGGGCTACAGGATGGAGAAACCAGAGAACTGCACGGATGAAAT GTACAATCTGATGCTTCGCTGTTGGAAACAAGAGTCAGATAAGCGTCCCACTTTCTCAGACATCAGCAAAGAACTTGAGAAGATGATGGTGAAAAGTCGA GACTACCTGGATCTCGCGGCCTCCACACCGGCAGACGCCCTGCTATATGACGACTCTCTCTCTGAAGAGGACACACCCTTAGTGGACTGTAGTAACGCCCCTCTCCCTCGATCCCTCCCCTCCACTTGGATTGAAAACAAGCTCTATG GCATGTCATACCCGAACTGGCCAGAGAAGAGCCCGGTACCGCTCAACAGACTCGATGCCACTAACCCTGTCTTTACAAGATATGCCAATGATAGTGTTTATGCAAACTGGATGGCTTTGCATTCTCCCGCAAAAATTGTGGACACGCTCGATAGCTAA
- the LOC132157078 gene encoding proto-oncogene tyrosine-protein kinase receptor Ret-like isoform X2 produces MGTTRGIVWGDIAVLLLLLSEGSLGLYFPQRLYTESIYVGQPQGSPVLQVHSMRESTTERPYFTLCSHRDTYASWFHMDVATGVLSMNKTLEWSDFNSIRSSSVRSVKDLNLKVGVSPVQKQFCHFLATVEVKLMFINDTAPSCGQVELKTLCFPDKVSKPHITENRMPGALRQLRRFTRMNICPNYTFSYGVEAVSPAPFAVDDSTSELVVTAAVDREEMESYHLDLVCIIQTEEKLEKFFSSLHVDIYDEDDNPPYMNGTDTEDIKIEFNRSEGTVYGTLFVYDRDTTPVYPTNQIENKLVGTLMTNDSWIKNTFTIEHKFREERAIFGNVRGTVHEYKLKLSQNLSVTEQRSFQLDYLLNDTTFPGPEGTVLLHFNVTILPVSIRFANVTYFFTVSPKATTYSQIGSVCVDNCLMFKGIDVTYQLEIEDKNISADAQSCYRAVGLAQNPNEKTGLLYVNDTEVLRRPQCQDLQYVVIAEEQKNKFQAKTQLVIIFEGKDLMRLDEQRVLACAEKRQRGECEASRGLAAPTGRCQWRQSRDTGISPNYSTCSPDLRTCPDGYCDAIESKNISICPQDCSSQPVIGGYERELYGIRAGHGTCYCFPERCFCEKDELEEFFCNDMCKTIIATGILLSFIVSIILSSYFFHRYHKSTPKPPIASAEMTFRRPAQSYPLSYSANNVRRASLDSMENQVAIETFKIPEDPKWEFPRKNLVLGKTLGEGEFGKVVKATALRLKGKAGYTTVAVKMLKDNASHSELRDLLSEFTLLKQVNHPHVIKMYGACSQDGPLYLIVEYAKYGSLRNFLRESRKVGPSYMGNDANRNSSYLENPDERALTMGDLISFAWQISRGMQYLAEMKLVHRDLAARNVLVAEGRKMKISDFGLSRDVYEEDSYVKRSKGRIPVKWMAIESLFDHIYTTQSDVWSFGVLLWEIVTLGGNPYPGIAPERLFNLLKTGYRMEKPENCTDEMYNLMLRCWKQESDKRPTFSDISKELEKMMVKSRDYLDLAASTPADALLYDDSLSEEDTPLVDCSNAPLPRSLPSTWIENKLYGMSYPNWPEKSPVPLNRLDATNPVFTRYANDSVYANWMALHSPAKIVDTLDS; encoded by the exons GTTCACTTGGACTATATTTTCCTCAAAGGCTGTACACAGAAAGCATCTACGTGGGTCAGCCACAGGGATCACCAGTCCTTCAGGTCCATTCAATGCGGGAAAGTACTACAGAGAGGCCCTATTTCACCCTGTGCTCCCATAGAGACACTTATGCATCATGGTTTCACATGGATGTGGCAACTGGGGTCCTTTCAATGAACAAAACCCTGGAGTGGAGCGACTTCAATAGTATAC GCAGCAGCTCGGTCAGGTCTGTGAAGGATCTCAACCTGAAGGTCGGAGTCTCTCCAGTGCAGAAACAGTTTTGCCACTTCCTTGCCACAGTGGAGGTCAAACTGATGTTCATTAATGACACAGCGCCCTCCTGTGGTCAGGTCGAGCTGAAAACATTGTGTTTCCCTGACAAGGTTTCAAAACCCCACATCACAGAGAACCGTATGCCAGGGGCCCTGCGGCAGCTCCGGCGCTTTACACGCATGAACATTTGCCCCAACTACACCTTCAGTTATGGAGTGGAAGCAG TCTCTCCAGCTCCATTTGCTGTCGACGACTCCACTTCAGAACTGGTGGTCACGGCGGCCGTGGACCGTGAGGAGATGGAATCGTACCATCTGGATCTAGTGTGTATAATACAGACAGAAGAAAAGCTGGAGAAGTTCTTCAGTTCTCTGCACGTGGACATCTATGATGAGGACGATAATCCTCCTTACATGAATGGGACTGATACTGAGGACATCAAAATAGAGTTTAACCGCAGTGAG GGTACTGTCTATGGAACTCTGTTTGTATACGACAGGGACACAACGCCCGTTTATCCCACAAAccaaattgaaaataaattagtGGGTACTTTAATGACAAATGACTCCTGGATCAAAAACACTTTTACTATTGAACACAAATTTAGGGAAGAAAGAGCCATCTTTGGAAATGTCCGCGGGACAGTCCATGAATACA AACTGAAACTTAGTCAGAATCTGTCTGTGACAGAGCAACGCTCATTTCAGTTGGACTACCTGCTCAATGACACCACTTTCCCAGGCCCAGAGGGAACAGTGCTGTTACATTTCAATGTGACTATCCTGCCGGTTTCTATTCGCTTCGCCAATGTCACCTACTTCTTCACTGTGTCACCGAAAGCAACAACATACTCCCAG ATCGGAAGTGTCTGTGTGGACAACTGTCTGATGTTTAAGGGCATTGATGTCACGTATCAATTAGAGATCGAAGACAAGAACATCTCTGCTGATGCTCAGTCATGTTATAGGGCTGTTGGCCTCGCACAGAACCCGAATGAGAAGACGGGTTTGCTCTATGTGAATGACACAGAGGTGCTACGCAGACCGCAGTGCCAAGATCTGCAATATGTAGTTATTGCAGAGGAGCAGAAGAACAAGTTTCAGGCCAAGACGCAGCTCGTCATTATTTTTGAGGGTAAAG ATCTCATGAGGCTGGATGAGCAGCGGGTTTTGGCTTGTGCAGAAAAGAGACAGCGAGGGGAGTGTGAGGCGTCTCGAGGCCTGGCAGCCCCGACAGGCAGATGCCAGTGGAGACAAAGCAGAGATACAG GAATATCTCCAAATTACTCCACCTGTTCCCCTGACCTCCGCACGTGTCCAGATGGTTACTGTGATGCCATTGAGAGCAAAAACATATCCATATGTCCTCAGGATTGCTCCA GTCAGCCTGTAATCGGGGGTTACGAGAGGGAACTGTATGGAATCAGAGCTGGACATGGGACCTGCTACTGTTTTCCAGAAAGGTGCTTCTGTGAAAAGGATGAATTAGAAG aGTTCTTTTGTAATGACATGTGCAAGACCATCATTGCAACTGGTATCCTCCTCTCCTTCATAGTCTCCATCATCCTGTCCTCGTACTTTTTCCACCGTTATCACAAGAGCACACCTAAGCCTCCCATCGCCTCAGCTGAAATGACTTTCCGCCGACCAGCCCAATCCTATCCACTCAGTTACTCAGCGAATAATGTTCGTCGAGCTTCTCTAGACTCCATGGAGAATCAGGTGGCCATTGAAACCTTCAAAATACCT GAAGATCCAAAGTGGGAGTTCCCACGAAAGAACCTAGTGCTGGGTAAGACTCTTGGAGAGGGAGAGTTTGGAAAGGTTGTGAAGGCCACGGCTTTGCGCCTCAAAGGAAAAGCTGGATACACTACAGTTGCTGTGAAGATGTTGAAAG ATAATGCATCTCACAGTGAGCTTCGAGACCTCCTGTCAGAGTTCACGTTGCTCAAGCAAGttaatcaccctcatgtaataaaaatgtatggaGCCTGCAGCCAAGATG GTCCATTATATTTAATCGTTGAATATGCCAAGTATGGCTCACTGCGAAACTTTTTGAGGGAGAGCCGGAAAGTTGGACCAAGTTACATGGGCAATGATGCCAACCGCAACTCCAGCTACTTGGAAAACCCAGATGAGAGAGCTCTGACCATGGGCGACCTCATTTCTTTTGCTTGGCAGATATCCAGAGGAATGCAGTACCTGGCTGAAATGAAG CTTGTTCACAGAGACCTGGCTGCCAGGAATGTGCTGGTGGCAGAGGGAAGGAAGATGAAAATATCAGACTTTGGTTTATCTCGAGATGTTTATGAGGAAGATTCATATGTGAAGAGGAGCAag GGTCGTATTCCTGTTAAATGGATGGCTATAGAATCTTTGTTTGATCACATCTACACCACACAAAGTGATGT CTGGTCTTTTGGTGTCCTCTTATGGGAGATTGTAACTCTGGGTGGAAACCCCTACCCAGGCATTGCTCCAGAACGGCTTTTCAACCTTCTGAAGACGGGCTACAGGATGGAGAAACCAGAGAACTGCACGGATGAAAT GTACAATCTGATGCTTCGCTGTTGGAAACAAGAGTCAGATAAGCGTCCCACTTTCTCAGACATCAGCAAAGAACTTGAGAAGATGATGGTGAAAAGTCGA GACTACCTGGATCTCGCGGCCTCCACACCGGCAGACGCCCTGCTATATGACGACTCTCTCTCTGAAGAGGACACACCCTTAGTGGACTGTAGTAACGCCCCTCTCCCTCGATCCCTCCCCTCCACTTGGATTGAAAACAAGCTCTATG GCATGTCATACCCGAACTGGCCAGAGAAGAGCCCGGTACCGCTCAACAGACTCGATGCCACTAACCCTGTCTTTACAAGATATGCCAATGATAGTGTTTATGCAAACTGGATGGCTTTGCATTCTCCCGCAAAAATTGTGGACACGCTCGATAGCTAA